A single window of Candidatus Rhabdochlamydia oedothoracis DNA harbors:
- the tsaB gene encoding tRNA (adenosine(37)-N6)-threonylcarbamoyltransferase complex dimerization subunit type 1 TsaB produces the protein MYTLILDTSSTIALIAVAKADIICACHSYIHENQLSTSFFPSIERLLSSYPRIDKIAVGIGPGSYTGTRVGVTIARTLSFGLKVVYQSFYSPLAYLPPRLGRFSFLLPHKSGRSLVIQGVQKENFLESTDPEFIENLEICKKITGSDYIISESSLDLSIPRYLPAVNPQALLPLLKNISPNQKIFYHHTLPI, from the coding sequence ATGTATACTCTTATTTTAGATACCAGCTCCACGATAGCCTTAATTGCTGTTGCAAAAGCAGATATAATCTGTGCATGCCATTCCTATATACATGAAAACCAATTATCTACGTCTTTTTTTCCCAGCATTGAGCGTCTTCTTTCTTCCTATCCAAGAATAGATAAAATTGCCGTTGGTATAGGTCCGGGCTCTTACACAGGCACAAGGGTTGGAGTAACTATTGCTAGAACTTTGAGTTTTGGATTAAAGGTTGTTTACCAATCTTTTTACTCTCCATTAGCTTATCTACCCCCTCGTTTAGGTCGTTTTAGTTTTTTATTACCCCATAAATCAGGCCGATCTTTAGTTATTCAAGGAGTGCAAAAGGAAAATTTCCTTGAAAGCACAGATCCTGAATTTATAGAAAACCTGGAAATTTGTAAAAAAATCACAGGCAGCGATTATATTATTTCTGAGAGCTCATTGGACCTTTCTATTCCTCGTTATTTACCTGCTGTTAATCCTCAGGCTCTCTTACCTTTGCTAAAGAATATCTCCCCAAATCAAAAAATATTTTACCATCATACCCTTCCTATATAA